Proteins found in one Terribacillus sp. DMT04 genomic segment:
- a CDS encoding MoxR family ATPase, protein MTKLSTYHPAVTRIIENINKVIIGKEEPIILSLTALLAGGHVLLEDVPGVGKTMLVRSLARSVDCDFKRIQFTPDLLPSDVTGVSIYNPKTLEFEFRPGPILGNIVLADEINRTSPKTQSSLLEAMEEKNITVEGNALPLADPFFVMATQNPVDYEGTYPLPEAQLDRFLLKIQMGYPNAAEELRMLASVGENHPITRVEPVMTKNELVQMQKDVTNVYMDQQIQQYIVNLAQASRKHPDVYLGLSPRGSIALVRAAKAYAYIHYRDYVIPDDVQTLAPYVIGHRVLLRSEARYDGLTSEKLIQRLLAAVEVPVEKESVHER, encoded by the coding sequence ATGACGAAGCTATCAACCTATCATCCCGCTGTTACGCGGATAATAGAGAATATCAATAAAGTAATCATCGGGAAAGAAGAACCGATTATCCTTAGTCTGACAGCTTTGCTGGCGGGCGGTCACGTTTTGCTGGAGGATGTACCTGGAGTCGGTAAAACGATGCTTGTCCGCTCTCTGGCGCGCTCTGTTGATTGTGACTTTAAACGTATTCAATTTACACCTGATTTATTGCCGTCTGATGTAACAGGTGTTTCTATTTATAATCCAAAGACGCTTGAATTTGAATTCCGTCCAGGTCCAATTCTTGGCAATATCGTCTTAGCAGATGAAATCAATCGTACATCACCGAAAACGCAGTCCTCTTTGCTGGAGGCGATGGAAGAAAAGAACATTACAGTGGAGGGCAATGCATTGCCGCTTGCGGATCCATTTTTTGTTATGGCAACACAAAACCCGGTTGATTATGAAGGAACTTATCCGCTGCCAGAAGCACAGCTGGATCGCTTTCTGCTGAAAATACAGATGGGTTATCCGAATGCTGCCGAGGAACTTCGTATGCTGGCATCAGTTGGCGAGAACCATCCGATTACGCGAGTGGAGCCTGTTATGACAAAGAATGAGCTCGTCCAGATGCAAAAGGATGTAACAAATGTATACATGGACCAGCAAATACAGCAATATATCGTGAATTTGGCTCAAGCATCACGCAAACATCCAGATGTATATCTTGGCCTTAGTCCGCGCGGCTCTATTGCATTGGTTCGGGCGGCGAAAGCTTATGCGTATATCCATTATCGCGACTACGTTATTCCAGATGATGTGCAAACGCTGGCACCTTACGTGATTGGTCACCGTGTTCTGCTTCGTTCGGAAGCACGTTATGATGGGCTGACATCGGAGAAACTGATACAGCGTTTGTTAGCAGCAGTGGAGGTACCGGTGGAGAAGGAATCTGTACATGAAAGGTAG
- a CDS encoding DUF58 domain-containing protein — translation MKGRLRFAMKLGSLILLAGILFSYSMFQGGFVSWFLFYAYMPILLYVLLLLFYPIGSWQIDRALSKTYVKSGDEVKVELSLRRRFPFPLAYVQIEDLFDKSLLKLTNPDGTMLPAQSRQVKQHILFPVFRKQLQVEYVLDKLPRGEHHLYRVRIRTGDPFQLIVKEAVFSFPQQLNVYPAPREITLSNPPSVFEEGAAVAFTPRSKQTNVVSGIREYTPGDRFSWIDWKASARKQDMMTKEFEQEKSADVLIALDRRTAAHSEDLFEHSIVIVYSVYQQLKRRNEQVGFLSVGKEVKWLPATMGSAQIQRVQQHLTTVRYEQAPSRLQSLAAELSKQPKGSTVYYVTTQLDIGDFPVLRALRQSGYLLVVLYICRQVEADSSLISGIRQLGHNIEIYPIQETADRSEVRQNA, via the coding sequence ATGAAAGGTAGATTGCGTTTTGCTATGAAGTTAGGAAGCCTAATCCTGCTTGCAGGCATCCTGTTTTCTTATAGTATGTTTCAAGGCGGATTTGTCAGCTGGTTTCTGTTTTACGCCTATATGCCAATTCTGCTTTATGTGCTCCTTTTGCTTTTTTACCCAATAGGAAGCTGGCAGATTGATCGCGCGCTGTCTAAGACTTACGTGAAAAGCGGCGATGAAGTAAAAGTGGAGCTTTCTTTGCGACGGCGATTTCCATTCCCGCTTGCATATGTGCAAATAGAAGATTTGTTTGACAAGTCGCTTTTAAAACTGACAAATCCGGATGGGACGATGCTGCCGGCACAATCGCGTCAAGTAAAACAGCATATTCTTTTCCCAGTGTTCCGTAAACAGCTGCAGGTGGAATACGTGCTGGACAAGCTTCCTCGTGGCGAGCATCATTTGTATCGCGTGCGTATTCGTACAGGTGATCCATTTCAGCTAATTGTAAAAGAGGCAGTCTTTAGTTTTCCTCAGCAGCTGAATGTGTATCCTGCACCAAGAGAGATCACGCTCAGCAACCCGCCAAGTGTGTTTGAGGAAGGAGCTGCTGTTGCATTCACTCCTCGTTCGAAACAAACGAATGTTGTCTCCGGCATCCGTGAATATACGCCAGGTGACCGTTTCAGCTGGATTGACTGGAAAGCATCGGCGCGCAAACAAGATATGATGACTAAGGAATTTGAGCAAGAAAAAAGTGCGGATGTGCTGATTGCCTTGGATCGAAGAACAGCGGCGCATTCGGAGGATCTTTTCGAACACAGCATTGTAATTGTCTATTCTGTTTATCAGCAGCTTAAGCGACGCAATGAACAAGTTGGTTTCTTAAGTGTTGGCAAAGAAGTCAAATGGCTGCCAGCAACAATGGGCAGTGCACAGATACAGCGTGTGCAGCAGCATTTGACCACAGTCCGTTACGAGCAAGCACCTAGTCGGCTACAATCGCTTGCTGCAGAGCTGTCCAAGCAGCCGAAGGGTTCTACGGTTTATTATGTGACAACACAGCTGGATATCGGAGATTTTCCGGTATTGCGTGCACTTAGACAAAGCGGTTATTTGCTTGTTGTTTTGTATATTTGCCGTCAAGTTGAAGCGGATAGCAGCTTAATCAGCGGTATTCGTCAGCTTGGACACAATATAGAGATTTATCCGATACAAGAAACGGCTGACAGGTCGGAGGTGCGGCAAAATGCCTAA
- a CDS encoding DUF4129 domain-containing transglutaminase family protein codes for MPKKDKQLQVLRYLVYLCGFLLFWEWLRPLEEISDTGSLPMFVLFTAGCFLLSALKLRWWLSFLLKLVLTAVVLQVILAEENLVFGSWVALFQDEIQTNLQLLFTGEFALLTPFFRTLLFLILLWLMSYLLYYWFIIANRIFFFIIMTFVYIAVLDTFTPYDGSGPIVRVFVLSFFAMGIAAFTRIYQSGEKQQLPKRLLLWSGPLLALLVLSAAVGYTAPKLPPQWADPVPFIQKMSGTDNEESGSGGVRKVGFGEDDSQLGGPFVQDNSVAFWAATEASGYWRADSKDVYTGKGWERSRQVQPQNFRSGESLNLDLYEEDVVTEPREAIVYPNVNEVLDRLLYPYGTQTFFSDPVSAAVDAEFGVVETFNRSQYPAEPYTIAVNEPQYNIEDLQRDPGIEDQNTHNRYTQLPETLPDRVRELAAEITGSEATRYDKAKAVEQYFNQNGFQYRTQDVPVPEENQDYVDQFLFESKIGYCDNFSSAMVVLLRAADIPARWVKGFTEGQPGSNPNVSTPDNMDSYVVTNANAHSWVEVYFPETGWVPFEPTQGFSNPAEFTTEDDAAPETPQAETPEPEQEEEAAAPQQEEQQQAEEAENETAQSETSAAVSPLYWIIPVAVIVLAALLLYVTRYKWLTAYYVRKYGKERSEETYEKAYDYLLRLLAHKGYKRQSGQTLREYAQTIDKAYGNTRMSELTAAYERILYRNEKSEPLWENAVELWENLIKQAAS; via the coding sequence ATGCCTAAAAAAGACAAGCAATTGCAAGTCCTTCGCTACCTTGTCTATTTATGTGGATTTCTCTTATTTTGGGAGTGGCTTCGTCCGCTGGAAGAGATTAGTGATACAGGCAGTTTGCCAATGTTCGTGCTGTTTACAGCGGGTTGTTTTCTGCTGTCGGCGCTAAAACTGCGCTGGTGGCTTAGCTTCCTGTTAAAGCTCGTGCTTACTGCAGTTGTACTGCAAGTGATTTTAGCAGAAGAGAACTTGGTATTCGGAAGCTGGGTAGCGTTGTTCCAAGACGAGATTCAAACTAATCTGCAGCTGCTGTTTACGGGAGAGTTCGCGTTACTGACGCCATTTTTCCGAACATTGCTGTTTTTAATCCTTTTATGGCTGATGAGCTATCTTCTGTATTATTGGTTTATAATTGCCAATCGAATTTTCTTCTTTATTATCATGACGTTCGTTTACATTGCTGTACTGGATACGTTTACGCCATACGATGGCAGCGGTCCAATTGTCCGTGTCTTTGTACTTAGCTTCTTTGCGATGGGAATCGCTGCTTTTACTAGAATTTATCAGAGTGGTGAAAAGCAGCAGCTTCCAAAGCGATTGCTGCTCTGGAGCGGCCCACTGCTAGCTTTGCTCGTTTTGTCAGCAGCAGTTGGTTATACAGCGCCGAAGCTACCGCCGCAATGGGCAGATCCCGTGCCTTTCATTCAGAAAATGTCGGGGACGGATAACGAAGAATCAGGCAGCGGAGGTGTTCGAAAAGTTGGCTTTGGTGAAGACGATTCCCAGCTTGGCGGACCATTTGTGCAAGATAATTCGGTTGCTTTTTGGGCAGCCACCGAAGCTAGCGGTTATTGGCGAGCAGACAGCAAAGATGTTTACACCGGGAAAGGCTGGGAACGCTCAAGGCAAGTGCAGCCGCAAAACTTCCGAAGCGGAGAATCACTAAACTTAGACCTTTACGAAGAAGATGTAGTGACGGAGCCGCGAGAAGCCATTGTGTATCCGAATGTCAATGAAGTGCTGGATCGACTTCTGTATCCTTATGGCACGCAAACATTTTTCAGTGATCCTGTTTCGGCAGCTGTGGATGCAGAGTTTGGTGTAGTAGAAACATTTAATCGATCACAATACCCGGCTGAACCATATACGATTGCTGTTAACGAGCCGCAATATAATATCGAGGATCTGCAGCGGGATCCTGGTATTGAGGATCAAAACACACATAACCGCTATACACAGCTGCCTGAAACATTGCCAGATCGGGTTAGAGAGCTGGCAGCGGAAATAACAGGCTCTGAAGCTACGCGTTACGATAAAGCAAAAGCGGTCGAGCAGTACTTTAATCAAAATGGATTCCAGTACCGGACGCAAGATGTACCGGTACCGGAAGAGAATCAGGATTATGTTGATCAATTCTTATTTGAGTCAAAGATTGGCTATTGCGATAACTTTTCGTCTGCGATGGTCGTACTGCTGCGGGCAGCAGACATTCCTGCGCGGTGGGTGAAAGGATTTACCGAAGGCCAGCCAGGTTCCAATCCGAATGTTTCTACCCCTGATAATATGGATTCCTATGTTGTAACAAATGCCAATGCACATTCGTGGGTAGAAGTGTATTTTCCGGAGACCGGCTGGGTTCCGTTCGAGCCAACGCAAGGCTTTAGCAATCCAGCAGAATTCACAACCGAGGACGATGCAGCTCCGGAAACGCCACAAGCAGAAACACCTGAACCAGAGCAAGAAGAGGAAGCAGCTGCACCACAACAGGAAGAGCAGCAGCAAGCGGAAGAAGCAGAAAATGAAACAGCGCAATCAGAAACAAGCGCAGCTGTCTCCCCGTTATATTGGATTATTCCAGTCGCTGTAATTGTGCTTGCGGCATTGCTTCTGTACGTAACTCGCTACAAATGGCTGACAGCTTATTACGTTCGCAAGTATGGAAAAGAACGTTCGGAGGAAACATACGAAAAAGCATATGACTACTTGTTACGTCTGCTGGCTCATAAAGGCTATAAGCGGCAATCCGGGCAAACATTGCGAGAATATGCGCAGACAATTGACAAAGCGTACGGCAATACGCGGATGTCCGAATTAACAGCCGCGTATGAGCGAATTCTCTACCGAAACGAAAAAAGCGAACCTTTGTGGGAAAATGCCGTCGAATTGTGGGAAAATTTAATTAAACAAGCGGCATCTTGA